TAAAATAAACATACCAATAGAAAGGATAAGCCACTTGTGGAGAACTCGTGTTATAAACACTCTTGTAATTCCCTCATCTCAGTCTCCAACCCATCCAACGGCTCACATTCATGCAATAGACCCAGTAAGGATATATTATCTTGGGCCGTATTGTTTTCTCCTTCAATTCCCACATTCCCAAGCTTCACACTAGGATAGAGAGAGATATAACATTGATAGCTAAGATGGCTTCTCTAACCATAGCTTTTGCTCCTGCAGCTGGGCGGGTGTTTGCAGCAACCGCAGAAAAGAGCTCTGGTGGAAGCGGGGAGAAGAGTATTCTTGACTGGATCCTTGGAGGGTTACAGAAGGAGGATCAGATGCTTGAGACAGACCCAATTCTGAAGAAGGTTGAGGAGAAAAATGGTGGCAGCAACGGCGGCCGGAAGAATTCTGTGGTGGTTCCACCAAAGAAGAAGGGTGGCTTTGGAGGCCTTTTTGCCAAGAAATGACTGATGCCCATCAATGTAATGATGCTCAGAATTGGTCTGTTCTATGTTGTTTGGAATCTTTGATCATAATGATTTCTCAATTCTTAAGCCGTGTTACCttatttcatcatttcttccatAACCATGGACTCTCAATTCATTTCTGATATCATATCATCAGGTTATCTGAACTCAGTTATCTTCTGTCTGCTGTTGTGTGGTTTTCTCTTTTGGGTTATTGATTGTCTGAAAGTTAAAATGTAACAATAGAACTACCTAGTAGagggaaggggaaaaaaatgtagaaaaggATTTGGAACTTTTTATTTACTATGTTCTTTTATGTTgatttaaaaaactgttttaagttaaaaaaaaatagatattttttttatattttataaaaataaaagtgtttagcaatttgtttttaaaaacaatttctcaaaaaaaaaaaaaaattgtttgaataaattgtttttaaaaataaatttatattttgattttgtaaaaacattataaatttaatttatataatattaattaaatttgattcaagtcttattaaaaatgaaaatagttttgtaattataaataaattaaaaataaatagtttttagtaaaatatgaatagtaatattataataaaatcataaattatatttttataaaaaattagaaaaatatggatattaacatcttctataattattttaaaaaaataataataataagttaaaataataattattaacaatatttatttagaatgaattaaaaaataaataattttttttttttcatatgtaaATGAGTCAAGTTTTTCATTACATACACACATTTGATACTCaacataagatttaaaatgCTTTGAtaagtaattaattagattttttttaattattaaatcattcttACAAATTAGAagatttattaatgaatttaaagtattaaTGATGTCTTGCTtaatttagaatctatttatctaataaaaaaattagaaaatatatataattgtatttataggagaaataataaattcatgacTTACAATGTATCGGTtttcatctattatttttttattttaaaaaattaccaaagtcattaataaatcaaatacaaaGTATCACTTAATTTGAAGCTCATTttctaataagaaaatttatataaaaaaaatacaattattaaagaaaataaataatagagtcattgtaaaccaatttttatttataaatttctaccattaattatatcattatttgtgtttcaaattatttaaaaaaaaatattaggcttgttaataaatttaaggcgtcaagtattattttatttggaatttatttatttagggaaaaattggaaaatatagtttcatgtattattttatacccatttttattcataaattttttgtattaattggaCCATTGTTTAAGTTTTgggttatttttatatattatcagatttattcacaaatcaaaagcattaagtattgtttaatttaaaatttatttgtctaataaaaaaaatataattttatatataagagaATAGAGTCATTCAAGACCATTAAGTTTTACTATTTTcggtatgaaaaaaaaaatacaaaaatatgacTACACTCAAATGATTTTCCTTATGTGAAATTGGtgagtttatttttaatttatttatttatattaaatataggaTCTTAATGcctaaatttatttggaaaatagatAATTATAAAGAATAGAATtgatatggtaaaaaaaaaaaaaagcttttatcattaataaaataaggaaaaaaaatgatatcttaaACATTATAATtgttaacaaaagaaaataacataaaatttaatattatttatatacataatttgaaaattttatagaactcattattatcattttacaaaataaaactttctaaaaatatattaaaattaaaaatactatgacattcaaagaaaattaacaaaaacattaggataaaaaaaggaaacaaaaatagtatgatcaaacatagaaaaaaatggctttttaagttataataataatagtaataaatgactaatataatactaattaaattattaatcaaaaccatgtatacataaataaaaaataaagaaagagataagatttttaatatgattcgATCATAAATATGATTTCTATGTCCACGAAATACAccaatattaaataattaataaattaaaacaaatttagaaaaaaaaaatctcttaattACGATGGCATATTTGTCAATCAAACATGTCGACCCCAGAAGCTAATGGGTAGGTCAACCGTTGGTATCCTAATCGATGCACAATAATACTAATTCAGGGTCACAATCCAACATAAATTAATGGGAGTGTTATATTTATAAtgactttttaattataaaaatatgagataGTATCCAATGAGATGTACTCTATGACATTAGGGTATGTGCCAGAAATGTTTTAGGATCAGATATTGTCACTCACGTGACATGGTAAATACctaaattttcactaaaaaaaattaaaaataaataaaaaatgtaaaaataaaaatgataaattatctgcTGCAACTGTAGGCTAGCTGTTGGATGGTGGACCAGTCTGTGGATTGCATCCTCCACACCCCACGTGGTTCTGAGATCTGATGAAACTGCCCCATTTTCCTACAATACCTTCAATTTCCTCTTGTacctttgaattttaaattactattttcttaAACACCCAGAGTACAATCCATGCAGCACGGATTTCACGGATGGGATAAAATCAACCACTCAGTGCTGTCAGTGCCATAGAtagatcatatatatatacatatttaattttttatttatttttatttttttgtggtaGGTTTATAAACATATGGTGTGCATCCCACCGTACTTTCACATGGACtgtattaatgaattaaatatgaATGTCCAACCCAAAGAATTTCTACAAATTTGATCCTAAAATAGAAAgctaaaatgacaaaaatagaCTCATCtgttaatatttaaattataaaatattaacaaatttattcCCTTTTACATGTGCATGGAAAAGGAAGGTAGTCTTGGTCTCTCCTCAAttctattaaaatttatttatattattattattactttttaaaatttaccaagaaaattataatatttaataatttccttcatttcatttaaaatattttttaaatcataagttctataaataaaattaaccaaaacaattttaaaaaggttatttgatttaaaaatcaataaaagtccaatttttgaaatataatcttttgtctttttttaatcttattttgataaaaatacccttattattttcttataaaaataaatttttatttaaaaacatatatgtaaatatttgaaatagtaaaagatatttatattaaaaatggatTACTCATCCCTTCTaactaaatatttcaaaaaaaaaaaaaaatcaattaaaacagGCCTCAATTGATATATTGAgaaattttctctttccttaTGTTGTGGTTATTcctaaaatagtaataattaattaaggatattaaagttattaaaaatatcaaatactaaaattgattctattaattaattttctgtCTTATTTATTGTATGTTTTgtgtttatctttaaaaaaatgactttaaatCACAAATCTCCTGTGTCCATTCCATGAGAAGAGAGGACTTAATCTACAAGTACAAATCTTTTCCATATATATGCATCTTACCATCCATAATCATTCAGATATGATTGAATTGGTGTGGCCTAGAGTGGAAACTTGGTCTCCCTGACTCTCTAACACTAAAAACCCAAATGTATACTGACAAGGCTTATATAAAATGACCTACAAAACtctcaaaaaaatcaataaaatttgcaTCTTTCTTGGGTTTTTCTTCCTTTGGCTGAAATTAAAGGCATAGATCAATAATTTCTCATAAGCTCAACCTTGAGAAGTATAAAATATGAATCTCCCTCTCATCCAAAAGGAATAAAGGATCACTAGAATCTAGCAAGAAAGTAGATCAAAGACTAGCAAGAGGTTGGGCACATGCCCGAGAAGCTTAGAGAGCGATTAGAAACAGGAGAAGCATGATGTAGAAGAagactcaaaattttcaaaccaatCCTCTTTTGCTAGGCCCTGAATCACTTGAGAGCTTTTGTTGGTTGCAGACCCAGATCCAAAAGGTGGGTGACCCTCAAGGAAACACAAAAGGACCAGGCAGATGGGGGCCGTGCCTTCCAAAATTATGGCACAGCACAATCACACTATTGTCTTCGCCCTACATGGTACCTAAAAAGCTATGCTTACAGTGTCTGCACCTTTTCAACATTCAGAAACAACCCCATGTGGCTGCTTAATTTGCAGAAGTTTGGAATAGTAATCTTCCCCATGAATTCTTCTTCATTGAGAATTCCAGATTTGTTGCAGTAGGAATCAGTTCATGTGTACAGATAACAAGAAGGTTAGAGTCAAACACTGATCATGGCATGATTgtaaagaaaaacagagaaaaagaaaagctcGTATCAGACAAGTTGTATATCTGCTTATTCAATGATGCAACCAACTGAAACATGAGTGTTCCGAAGTAAAATTATGCCTAGCCTCACTGCAAAGAAACAATGATGGAtgcatgtttttaattttgtcttttatctaaagaaacagagaaaaaaaaatgctatggTTGGTGACTTTGCAGTGAGAATCTAGTGAGAATTTGCAGAAACAGAGTTTGATCTGTTGAGAGCGGAGGAGTTGATGAACTCGATGCAATCAGCTATGGCTTCACTTCTGTGAGAATCATCAGGGGCGATGAATTTCTTGGATTTCCCTGATGAAGCAGT
The sequence above is drawn from the Vitis riparia cultivar Riparia Gloire de Montpellier isolate 1030 chromosome 6, EGFV_Vit.rip_1.0, whole genome shotgun sequence genome and encodes:
- the LOC117915766 gene encoding uncharacterized protein LOC117915766, translating into MASLTIAFAPAAGRVFAATAEKSSGGSGEKSILDWILGGLQKEDQMLETDPILKKVEEKNGGSNGGRKNSVVVPPKKKGGFGGLFAKK